In Actinomyces sp. zg-332, the following proteins share a genomic window:
- a CDS encoding D-alanine--D-alanine ligase family protein, producing the protein MATENGNKKIKVMVLFGGMSGEHTISCATASGVVSNINKDKYDVVPVGITKTGKWVKIDEDMSNFALSSDRKVQVPDSELEVSITPTGKTLVIKNGEVVENLGKIDVVLPLLHGPFGEDGTLQGYLEMCNMKYVGCGVLSSAACMDKHYTKMILAGAGLPIGPYTVITDLLWKKDPQLAMDQVSSIGFPVFVKPARAGSSLGISRVDKEEDLKAAILAAREVDPKVIVEGLLTGREIESAVLQGRDGLPRVAHVGELVMDLPENGFYDYENKYLDHGNVRIECPALLNSDIAEKIKRYAGLAFEALDCEGIARVDFFYDSRGDKIVINEVNTMPGFTPYSMYPVMWQETGMSYPELVEELIELALDRPTGLR; encoded by the coding sequence ATGGCTACAGAAAATGGTAATAAAAAGATTAAAGTAATGGTGCTATTTGGTGGCATGAGTGGTGAACATACTATTTCATGTGCTACTGCTTCAGGTGTCGTTTCTAATATAAATAAAGATAAGTATGATGTTGTTCCTGTTGGGATTACTAAGACTGGTAAATGGGTCAAAATCGATGAAGATATGTCTAATTTTGCTTTGTCTTCAGATAGGAAAGTACAGGTTCCTGACAGTGAATTAGAAGTTAGCATTACTCCTACTGGAAAAACTCTAGTTATAAAAAATGGTGAAGTAGTCGAAAACTTAGGGAAGATTGATGTAGTTCTTCCGCTTTTGCATGGGCCATTTGGTGAAGATGGTACTTTGCAAGGCTATCTTGAAATGTGTAACATGAAATATGTAGGTTGTGGGGTTTTATCGTCAGCTGCTTGTATGGATAAGCATTACACAAAAATGATTTTAGCTGGTGCTGGTCTGCCAATTGGTCCTTATACCGTTATTACTGACTTATTGTGGAAAAAAGATCCTCAGCTAGCTATGGACCAAGTTAGCTCCATTGGTTTCCCAGTATTTGTTAAACCTGCTCGTGCTGGTTCTTCGCTAGGTATTTCTCGTGTAGATAAAGAAGAAGATTTGAAGGCGGCTATCTTGGCTGCTCGCGAGGTTGATCCTAAAGTTATTGTTGAAGGACTGCTAACTGGACGTGAAATAGAATCGGCTGTTTTACAAGGACGTGATGGTTTACCTCGTGTTGCTCATGTTGGCGAGCTAGTTATGGATTTGCCTGAAAACGGTTTTTATGATTACGAGAATAAATACTTGGATCACGGTAATGTGCGTATTGAGTGTCCAGCCTTACTTAACTCTGATATAGCTGAAAAAATTAAGCGTTATGCGGGTCTTGCTTTTGAAGCTTTAGACTGTGAAGGAATTGCTCGAGTAGATTTCTTTTATGATAGTCGTGGTGACAAGATTGTAATTAACGAAGTTAATACTATGCCAGGTTTTACGCCGTACTCAATGTATCCAGTCATGTGGCAGGAAACAGGTATGAGCTATCCAGAGTTGGTTGAAGAATTAATAGAGCTAGCCTTAGATCGTCCAACAGGTTTAAGATAA
- a CDS encoding diacylglycerol/lipid kinase family protein: MELLLCVSATSGAGNALKIGPEIAKIFSSHGWKVTVNLTDMNDDLTKIATNTHYEYIAALGGDGYISAIADGVRKTNKILVPLPAGRGNDFCRKLDIGTNALEHLKNINNFAIENIDIAVARDVTGKEKTVLGIASLGIDSVANQYANGNRFLKGMAVYIWGFFKAVRNFKPITYNLNIDGKEYVSKSWSVCISSTGIYGGGIKLLPISDVRDGIMEVLTLENISLWGLMKLLPKIVAAKHLSHPSMVLRQGRKITVDCQTKYLPYADGDPIGKIPITVTVLPGALKVLH; this comes from the coding sequence ATGGAGCTTCTCTTGTGCGTAAGTGCTACTTCTGGAGCGGGAAATGCTCTAAAAATAGGCCCTGAAATAGCTAAGATTTTTTCTTCTCATGGTTGGAAAGTCACTGTCAATTTGACTGATATGAATGACGATTTGACGAAAATAGCTACGAATACTCACTATGAATATATAGCGGCTCTTGGGGGAGATGGTTATATATCAGCAATAGCTGATGGGGTTAGGAAAACTAACAAGATTTTAGTACCTTTGCCTGCCGGACGAGGAAACGATTTCTGTAGAAAACTTGATATAGGCACAAATGCTCTAGAACACCTAAAAAATATTAATAATTTTGCTATCGAAAACATTGATATTGCTGTTGCAAGAGATGTTACTGGTAAAGAAAAAACGGTTTTAGGTATAGCCAGCCTAGGAATAGATTCAGTAGCTAACCAGTACGCTAATGGTAACCGTTTCCTAAAAGGAATGGCTGTTTATATTTGGGGATTTTTTAAAGCTGTAAGAAATTTTAAACCAATAACTTATAACTTAAATATTGATGGTAAGGAATATGTTTCCAAGAGTTGGAGTGTTTGCATTTCTTCTACTGGAATTTACGGTGGGGGAATAAAACTTTTACCTATTTCCGATGTACGTGATGGAATTATGGAAGTTTTGACTCTTGAGAATATTAGTCTTTGGGGACTTATGAAACTATTACCAAAGATTGTTGCTGCTAAACATTTGTCACACCCATCAATGGTACTTAGACAAGGCAGGAAAATAACTGTTGATTGTCAAACAAAATATTTACCTTATGCAGATGGTGATCCGATTGGGAAAATTCCAATTACAGTTACAGTATTACCTGGTGCTTTAAAAGTGCTACATTAA
- the rplT gene encoding 50S ribosomal protein L20: protein MARVKRAVNAHKKRRTVLDRASGYRGQRSRLYRKAKEQVTHSMVYSYRDRRARKGDFRRLWIQRINAAARLQGMTYNRFVQGLRLAEVEVDRRMLAELAVNDSVAFNALVEIAKKALPADVNAPVAK, encoded by the coding sequence ATGGCACGCGTTAAAAGAGCTGTTAATGCTCACAAGAAGCGCCGTACGGTTTTAGATCGCGCTAGTGGTTACCGTGGACAGCGTTCACGTCTATACCGTAAGGCTAAGGAACAAGTTACACACTCAATGGTGTACTCATACCGTGACCGTCGTGCACGCAAGGGTGACTTCCGTCGCCTATGGATTCAGCGTATCAACGCTGCAGCACGTCTACAGGGTATGACATACAACCGTTTCGTTCAGGGCTTGCGCCTAGCTGAGGTTGAAGTTGACCGTCGTATGCTAGCTGAATTAGCTGTAAATGATAGCGTAGCTTTTAACGCTCTAGTTGAAATCGCTAAAAAGGCTCTTCCAGCTGACGTTAATGCACCGGTTGCTAAATAA
- the pip gene encoding prolyl aminopeptidase: MLFPEIQPYETGLLELDEKNKMYWEISGNPNGIPVVFVHGGPGGSTTPAFRRLFDPEKYKIILFDQRGCGKSIPSVFTNPEEIESNNTQNLIEDMEKLRQHLDIDKWLVFGGSWGSTLSLLYAEHYPERVKALILRGIFTARPHEAAWLFEDGAKYFAPKEWAEYTKDLELDPLNPSIINAYNKVLFGKNEQKAVKAALNWAKFETLLCNLYPRTTPLDEENPEYIKAAVEIARIENHFFKHYSWLKNNEILDNTDKIAHIPTTIVQGRYDLVCPPISAYELHERLPNSKLILTVAGHSAMGDEENLKALVTALNEYED; encoded by the coding sequence ATGTTATTTCCTGAGATTCAACCATATGAAACTGGTTTATTAGAACTTGATGAAAAAAATAAAATGTACTGGGAAATTAGTGGTAATCCTAACGGTATACCTGTTGTTTTTGTGCACGGAGGTCCCGGAGGAAGCACTACACCTGCTTTTAGACGCCTTTTTGACCCTGAAAAATACAAAATTATTTTATTTGATCAAAGAGGCTGTGGAAAATCAATTCCTAGTGTCTTTACTAACCCTGAAGAAATCGAAAGCAATAACACACAAAATCTTATAGAGGACATGGAAAAACTACGCCAACATTTGGACATCGACAAATGGCTAGTTTTTGGGGGATCTTGGGGTTCAACATTATCTTTGCTATACGCTGAGCATTACCCTGAACGCGTAAAGGCTCTAATCTTGCGTGGAATATTTACTGCTCGTCCACACGAAGCTGCTTGGCTGTTTGAAGACGGAGCAAAGTATTTTGCTCCTAAGGAATGGGCTGAATATACAAAGGATTTGGAGCTAGATCCTTTGAATCCTTCTATCATCAACGCTTATAACAAAGTGCTTTTCGGTAAAAATGAGCAAAAAGCTGTAAAGGCAGCCCTAAACTGGGCAAAGTTTGAGACTCTACTTTGTAACCTTTACCCTAGGACAACTCCGCTGGACGAAGAAAACCCTGAGTATATCAAGGCTGCTGTTGAAATTGCTCGTATAGAAAACCACTTCTTCAAACACTACTCATGGCTAAAGAACAACGAAATTTTGGATAATACTGACAAAATAGCTCATATACCTACAACTATTGTGCAAGGTAGATATGACTTAGTATGTCCACCTATTAGTGCTTACGAGCTACACGAACGTTTACCTAATTCAAAGCTTATACTAACAGTTGCTGGGCATTCTGCTATGGGAGATGAAGAAAATCTCAAAGCTCTAGTTACTGCTCTAAATGAATATGAAGACTAG
- a CDS encoding lysophospholipid acyltransferase family protein, with protein sequence MSKKMSKTYKVIASIVSVPVLITTKRHWYGIENLPKEGGFLVVANHVTDLDSLTFMHYLVANGIPARIMAKAELFKVPLLKQALKITGQIPVNRVKNKNSSLVLDAAKTALLDGECIALFPEGTLTHDPDLWPMKAKTGVARLALETKVPVVPVAQWGAHKILDHDNKNFRPFPRKDVTVVAGEPVYLADLYGQQNDAQSINIACNRIMRAITDLLTDIRDGQPPEEFFDPKVTGTLVKRKKHKVPLKKRILRAFRPRKSK encoded by the coding sequence ATGTCTAAAAAAATGTCAAAAACTTATAAAGTTATAGCATCCATCGTAAGTGTGCCTGTATTAATAACTACTAAACGACATTGGTATGGCATAGAAAATTTGCCGAAAGAAGGTGGATTTCTAGTAGTTGCAAACCATGTAACAGATTTAGACTCACTTACTTTCATGCACTACCTGGTTGCAAATGGTATACCTGCAAGAATTATGGCAAAAGCTGAACTTTTCAAAGTGCCTTTACTAAAACAAGCATTAAAAATAACTGGTCAAATTCCTGTAAATCGAGTCAAAAATAAAAACTCTTCACTTGTTCTGGATGCAGCCAAAACAGCTCTTTTAGACGGTGAATGTATAGCATTATTCCCAGAAGGAACGCTAACACACGACCCTGATTTATGGCCTATGAAAGCTAAAACTGGTGTAGCTCGCCTAGCGCTGGAAACTAAAGTACCAGTCGTTCCTGTAGCTCAGTGGGGAGCCCATAAAATACTGGATCACGATAATAAGAATTTTAGGCCTTTCCCTCGTAAAGATGTTACAGTAGTTGCTGGTGAACCTGTCTATCTAGCTGATTTATATGGACAGCAAAATGATGCACAGTCTATAAATATTGCTTGTAATAGAATTATGAGAGCTATAACTGATTTACTAACTGATATTCGTGATGGGCAACCACCTGAGGAATTTTTTGATCCAAAAGTTACAGGAACCCTAGTTAAACGTAAAAAACACAAAGTACCTTTAAAAAAGCGAATACTAAGAGCGTTCAGACCTCGTAAAAGTAAATAA
- the infC gene encoding translation initiation factor IF-3, with translation MTELRINERIRASKVRLIGPSGEQVGVVQIEDALRLADETDLDLVEMAPDANPPVCKLMDYGKYKYELAMKAREARRNQAKMVLKEIRFRLKIDDHDFETKKGHVVRFLNAGDKVKVMIMFRGREQSRPEMGIKLLSRLAEDVQEFGTVESAPRQDGRNMTMVLAPMKKKVASKSQQRRKREEEQLRSDAETEESNSAE, from the coding sequence ATTACCGAACTACGCATTAATGAGAGAATTAGGGCTTCAAAGGTTCGTTTGATTGGTCCTAGTGGTGAACAAGTAGGTGTTGTTCAAATCGAAGATGCATTGCGTCTAGCTGATGAAACAGATTTAGATTTGGTCGAAATGGCGCCTGATGCTAATCCTCCAGTATGTAAACTGATGGATTATGGTAAGTACAAATATGAACTAGCCATGAAAGCTCGTGAGGCTCGTCGAAATCAAGCTAAGATGGTTTTGAAAGAGATTCGTTTCCGTCTAAAGATTGATGATCATGACTTTGAAACTAAAAAAGGTCACGTTGTTCGTTTCTTGAATGCTGGTGACAAAGTTAAAGTTATGATTATGTTTAGAGGACGTGAACAATCTCGTCCAGAGATGGGTATAAAACTTCTATCTCGTTTGGCTGAAGACGTACAAGAGTTTGGAACTGTTGAGTCTGCACCTCGTCAAGACGGTAGGAATATGACTATGGTTTTGGCTCCTATGAAAAAGAAAGTTGCTTCTAAGTCTCAACAAAGACGCAAACGTGAAGAAGAACAGCTTCGTTCTGACGCTGAAACTGAAGAATCCAATTCAGCTGAATAG
- a CDS encoding LGFP repeat-containing protein, translated as MLKSILKTSVLLSVMLPISLISTSGYANNATADTVNSKFAHQETGIGNVASSFIPSSNPKNNIDAYYKSHKLTPINSYKCGLKDDGCVRSFTNSANAIYAVYSTPFEQPVSVKLTGAIGNSWASSNWENGRLGYPVGEEEDFKDNKHWIQEFENGWISFESGTGIAFTYKNNSIGSFYKNSYEENQGHAKGMIPFNDMRCDLIGGGCVQTFRVFRDSSLLAVYNYAGRTVPVSLKDKAIEFWASAGWENGRLGYPVAPVETTSDGYKYYRFQNGTLVYDGHKIITVNKSVSDVSTYLQSRNENAKQLHQYYFGNKTSLGEPINDIRCDLYKNGCVQSFRDNKGITRAVYVAENVPPVVLNLSNGIAEYYANTGWEEGQFGYPISAQKKVNSNVIAQEFEKGTIFLNTVTDEVTYVDNSYKITSYYKDNKATLGVPINNIRCGLRDEGCVQTFRNGTKEIAVYSYKDRNSDKVVAVNLKNSVVKEWASLGWEDSEYGYPTVSITDDASNVSGVFQHGTIPAPRPAPSSEPAPAQPAAPSSEPAPAPAPAQPAAPSSEPTPAAPAQPATPAQPAAPAEGENGSSRPEPAPAPSSGENPAPAPSNGDSAGGNNASSNGR; from the coding sequence ATGTTGAAAAGCATTTTAAAAACTAGCGTTTTACTATCCGTTATGTTGCCTATTTCTCTAATAAGTACTAGTGGCTATGCCAATAATGCTACAGCTGATACAGTAAATAGCAAATTTGCGCATCAGGAAACTGGTATTGGGAATGTTGCGAGTAGTTTTATTCCAAGCAGTAATCCAAAGAACAATATAGATGCTTACTATAAGTCGCATAAACTTACTCCGATAAACTCTTATAAATGTGGGTTAAAAGATGACGGATGTGTTCGTTCTTTTACTAATTCGGCTAATGCTATATATGCTGTTTATTCTACTCCGTTTGAACAACCTGTTAGTGTTAAGCTAACTGGTGCTATTGGTAATTCTTGGGCTTCTTCTAACTGGGAAAATGGAAGACTTGGCTATCCTGTGGGTGAGGAAGAAGACTTTAAAGATAACAAGCATTGGATTCAAGAGTTCGAAAATGGCTGGATCTCTTTTGAAAGTGGAACTGGTATTGCTTTCACTTACAAAAATAATTCTATTGGTAGTTTCTACAAAAATAGTTATGAGGAGAATCAAGGCCATGCTAAAGGAATGATTCCTTTTAACGATATGAGATGTGATCTTATTGGTGGCGGCTGTGTACAAACATTTAGAGTTTTCAGAGATAGTAGTTTGTTAGCTGTCTACAACTATGCTGGTAGGACTGTTCCAGTTAGTTTGAAGGACAAGGCTATAGAATTCTGGGCTTCTGCTGGCTGGGAAAACGGAAGACTTGGCTATCCTGTAGCTCCTGTCGAAACAACATCTGACGGGTATAAGTATTACAGGTTCCAAAATGGAACTCTTGTATATGATGGCCATAAGATTATTACTGTTAACAAATCTGTTTCAGATGTAAGCACATATCTACAGTCAAGAAATGAAAATGCTAAACAGCTTCACCAGTATTATTTTGGAAATAAGACTTCTCTAGGTGAACCTATTAATGATATAAGGTGCGATCTATATAAGAATGGATGTGTACAATCTTTCAGAGACAATAAAGGAATTACACGTGCAGTGTATGTAGCTGAAAATGTTCCTCCTGTAGTTTTGAATTTGTCTAATGGAATAGCTGAATATTATGCAAATACTGGTTGGGAAGAAGGACAATTCGGTTACCCAATCAGTGCACAGAAGAAAGTAAACTCAAATGTTATAGCTCAAGAATTTGAAAAAGGCACAATATTCTTGAACACAGTGACAGATGAAGTAACTTATGTTGATAATAGCTACAAAATAACAAGCTATTACAAGGATAACAAAGCTACTCTAGGAGTACCAATAAACAATATCAGGTGCGGACTTCGCGATGAAGGATGTGTACAGACTTTCCGTAACGGCACTAAAGAAATTGCTGTTTATTCTTACAAGGATAGAAATAGCGATAAAGTTGTAGCTGTTAACTTGAAGAATTCTGTTGTAAAGGAATGGGCATCTCTTGGTTGGGAAGATTCAGAGTACGGATATCCTACTGTTTCCATTACAGATGATGCAAGTAATGTGAGTGGAGTATTCCAGCACGGAACTATTCCTGCTCCAAGACCTGCTCCAAGTTCAGAACCAGCTCCTGCACAGCCAGCTGCACCAAGTTCAGAGCCAGCTCCAGCTCCGGCTCCTGCACAGCCAGCTGCACCAAGTTCAGAACCAACTCCAGCTGCTCCAGCGCAACCAGCTACCCCAGCACAGCCTGCTGCACCAGCTGAAGGCGAGAATGGTTCTTCAAGGCCAGAGCCTGCTCCTGCCCCATCAAGTGGAGAAAATCCAGCTCCAGCTCCTTCAAACGGTGACTCTGCTGGTGGTAATAATGCTTCTTCAAATGGAAGGTAG
- a CDS encoding ATP-grasp domain-containing protein yields MNNPKVTLVTSLQYPQLRDDEQALPQLLEKSGITVELQAWNDESVDWDNAGICILRSLGDYDSKSEKFLEWARSIKHLMNPIGIISWNRDRHFLKEFAAQGINVVPTIWLESESNLSKIQVHSRFPSSGDFVVKPAMYTAGIDVGRYCANSVASRGEAIEHAMKLLGEGYSVMVQKYLEEIDHKGEISLIYFNGILSHVVEKAPTLHSSYKIGESVPQEEYKNIEITPEIWEFSEKVRAAIHKKITSVVGHDLLSLYARIDIVPDGQGSFYLMDASLIDSRLYFASNKDNLEKFANAIAARVYW; encoded by the coding sequence ATGAATAATCCAAAAGTTACTTTAGTCACAAGCTTGCAGTATCCACAGTTACGTGATGATGAGCAAGCTTTGCCACAATTACTAGAAAAAAGTGGTATTACTGTCGAGCTTCAAGCTTGGAATGATGAAAGTGTTGACTGGGATAATGCAGGTATTTGTATTTTGCGTTCTCTTGGTGACTACGATTCAAAGAGTGAGAAATTTTTAGAATGGGCTAGGTCAATAAAACATTTGATGAATCCTATCGGTATCATTTCTTGGAATAGAGATAGACACTTTTTGAAAGAATTTGCAGCTCAGGGAATCAATGTTGTTCCTACTATTTGGCTAGAATCTGAATCAAATTTGTCAAAGATTCAAGTTCATTCACGTTTCCCATCCTCTGGTGATTTTGTCGTAAAACCAGCTATGTACACTGCTGGTATTGATGTTGGTAGATACTGTGCAAACAGTGTTGCTTCGCGTGGAGAAGCTATTGAACACGCTATGAAATTGCTTGGTGAAGGTTACAGTGTAATGGTTCAGAAATACCTTGAAGAAATAGACCATAAAGGTGAAATTAGCCTAATCTATTTCAATGGTATTTTGTCTCATGTTGTTGAAAAAGCGCCTACTTTGCATTCTTCTTATAAGATTGGTGAGAGTGTTCCACAGGAAGAATATAAAAACATTGAAATCACTCCTGAGATTTGGGAATTTAGTGAGAAAGTACGTGCAGCAATACACAAGAAGATTACTTCTGTTGTTGGACATGACCTTTTGAGTTTATATGCACGTATTGATATTGTTCCAGATGGACAGGGTAGTTTCTATTTAATGGATGCTTCTTTGATAGATTCACGTTTGTATTTTGCTTCTAATAAAGACAATCTTGAGAAGTTTGCTAATGCAATAGCAGCACGTGTTTACTGGTAA
- a CDS encoding sensor histidine kinase produces MRYKTLTMGLFIVVVVTIVLAIPSGIALSNYIVKKHSEYNHSNASEIAMRVDSLLNRNLSVDKRVFRQPSEDDSSKYSYVNVILPNLKTLTTGKDVPLNSGYVDRVASLNGALVTVKTLYYEANREILLMWIFIFIGVGVITLSAASAGLYLAHKLSVPLIYLAAHAEGIGSGGITSQLPKSGIEEIDLVEAELTRTAEKIVRRLAVERQFASNVSHQLRTPLTALSMRIEEIELITDDEEIKRETSQCLEQIERLTQVIQDLLNNAKNNDTSNQEAVFLFEIFDQQHKEWDLSFRKAKRDLIVIDETTNPVLATKGYISQVIATLIENSLKYGDGTTTVTAYNSGNKGAMIEVRDEGQGIDEKIADRVFEKHFSGHGSSGLGLSIAKDLVEADGARIELANLKPPVFRISLTTVSNKFMSDKEVSTGVMMGVGRRRRNLS; encoded by the coding sequence ATGCGTTATAAGACCCTTACTATGGGACTTTTCATAGTAGTGGTTGTCACCATAGTGCTTGCAATACCTTCAGGTATAGCTCTATCAAATTACATTGTTAAGAAGCATAGTGAATACAACCATAGTAATGCTTCTGAGATAGCTATGCGTGTAGATAGTTTACTTAATAGGAATTTGTCAGTAGATAAGCGGGTTTTTCGTCAGCCTTCAGAAGATGATTCATCAAAATATAGTTATGTAAATGTTATTTTGCCTAATTTGAAGACTCTTACTACGGGTAAAGATGTACCTTTGAATTCTGGATATGTAGATAGAGTAGCATCACTGAACGGTGCTTTAGTTACAGTAAAAACGCTGTATTACGAGGCTAACCGTGAAATACTACTTATGTGGATTTTTATTTTCATAGGTGTAGGTGTAATTACTTTAAGCGCTGCTTCAGCTGGTTTGTACCTTGCACACAAGCTTAGTGTTCCGCTCATATATTTGGCTGCTCATGCTGAAGGTATTGGATCTGGGGGTATTACTTCTCAACTACCTAAAAGTGGGATTGAAGAAATTGACTTAGTTGAAGCTGAGCTGACTCGTACTGCTGAAAAAATAGTTAGAAGACTAGCTGTTGAAAGGCAATTTGCCTCAAATGTCTCGCATCAGTTACGCACTCCTTTGACTGCTTTGTCTATGAGAATTGAAGAAATTGAGCTGATTACTGATGATGAAGAAATTAAGAGAGAAACTAGCCAATGTTTAGAGCAAATTGAACGCTTGACTCAAGTTATTCAAGACCTACTAAATAATGCTAAGAATAACGATACATCTAATCAAGAAGCTGTATTTTTATTTGAAATATTTGACCAGCAACACAAAGAGTGGGATTTGTCGTTTAGGAAAGCTAAGAGGGACTTAATCGTAATCGATGAGACTACGAATCCAGTCTTGGCTACTAAAGGCTATATTTCACAAGTTATAGCTACACTTATTGAAAATTCCTTGAAATATGGTGACGGTACTACAACTGTTACTGCGTATAACAGTGGAAATAAGGGTGCTATGATTGAAGTGAGGGACGAAGGTCAAGGCATAGATGAGAAAATAGCTGACCGCGTGTTTGAGAAGCACTTTTCAGGGCATGGTTCTAGTGGTCTAGGTCTTAGTATTGCTAAAGATTTAGTGGAAGCTGATGGTGCGAGAATAGAGTTAGCTAATTTGAAACCTCCTGTTTTCCGTATATCTCTTACCACAGTTTCAAATAAATTCATGTCAGATAAAGAAGTTTCTACTGGTGTGATGATGGGAGTTGGCCGTCGTCGTAGGAATCTATCTTAA
- a CDS encoding response regulator transcription factor: protein MSTVLLVEDDESISAPLTRALSREGYNVKVYQTGVSVLEDLNGCDLLILDLGLPDIDGLDVARAVRAKGCSFPILILTARTDEVDMVVGLDTGADDYVTKPFRLAELLARVRALLRRTNSEASSEEHEIVVQDIKLDILAHRIYKAGEEVLLSAKEFELLRELMLQAGNVVERDFLMGKIWGSDETTSTKTLDMHISWLRKKIGDEAVQPRYITTVRGIGFRFEVNK, encoded by the coding sequence GTGTCAACAGTATTATTAGTAGAAGATGATGAATCAATCTCAGCTCCTTTGACTAGGGCGTTGAGTCGTGAAGGATACAACGTAAAGGTGTATCAGACAGGTGTGTCTGTACTTGAAGACCTTAATGGTTGCGATTTGCTTATTTTAGACTTGGGATTGCCAGATATTGATGGCTTGGATGTTGCTCGTGCTGTTCGTGCCAAAGGATGTTCATTTCCTATTTTGATTTTGACTGCACGTACTGATGAAGTTGATATGGTCGTTGGCTTGGATACAGGCGCTGATGACTACGTTACTAAGCCTTTCCGTTTGGCTGAATTATTAGCTCGTGTGCGTGCATTGTTGCGTCGTACAAATAGTGAAGCTTCCTCTGAAGAACATGAAATTGTGGTTCAGGACATTAAACTCGATATCCTAGCTCATCGTATTTATAAGGCTGGGGAAGAAGTGCTTTTGAGCGCTAAAGAGTTTGAATTGTTGCGTGAACTAATGTTGCAAGCTGGAAACGTAGTAGAACGTGATTTCTTGATGGGTAAGATTTGGGGTAGTGATGAGACTACTTCGACTAAGACTCTTGATATGCACATTTCTTGGCTACGTAAAAAAATTGGTGATGAAGCTGTACAACCACGCTATATAACTACTGTTCGTGGTATTGGTTTCCGTTTTGAGGTAAATAAGTAG
- the rpmI gene encoding 50S ribosomal protein L35, whose product MPKNKTHSGAKKRFRTTGSGKLMREQANRRHLLEHKSSRRTRRLAEDQLVDSHDVKRVKRLLGK is encoded by the coding sequence ATGCCTAAGAATAAGACGCACTCAGGTGCCAAGAAACGTTTCCGTACAACAGGAAGCGGCAAGCTCATGCGTGAGCAGGCTAACCGCCGTCACTTGCTAGAGCATAAGTCAAGTCGTCGTACACGTCGTTTGGCTGAAGATCAGCTAGTCGATTCACACGATGTTAAAAGAGTTAAAAGATTGCTCGGTAAGTAA